From a region of the Primulina eburnea isolate SZY01 chromosome 7, ASM2296580v1, whole genome shotgun sequence genome:
- the LOC140836537 gene encoding WRKY transcription factor 6-like isoform X1 encodes MAKGSGLSFDPDHNSLYPFLQPNKTHHHFLQLHLHAETRSFSSSSFMEQDQSSSSPPPTTIQFPVNLNCTTIAADHHDSREGKRKIVDEMDFFSDKKGCAAAADDRRVQEENTRVLDFNVNTGLHLLTAGNTGSDESIVDDGISSTSEDKKAKTSEQQLTVLQAELERMNSENRRLKDMLNQVTNNYNGLQMHMITLMQQKPIDHNGGSAAEHKNENGNGLMVPRQFMDLGLAVSNDTYEASLSSSEGRIGRDPPTDSDKEMTGGEDQNLENKVPRLTPSPKSVDQATEATMRKARVSVRARSEAPMITDGCQWRKYGQKMAKGNPCPRAYYRCTMAAGCAVRKQVQRCAEDRSILITTYEGNHNHPLPPAAMAMVSTTASAARMLLSGSMPSADGLINPNFLARTLLPCSSNMATISASAPFPTVTLDLTQSPNPFPRTPSNQFSIPFQNPPQNMSGNGNPAVALLPQILGQALYNQSKFAGLQISQDLEGTHQISSSLQVMQHQGQQTQLTESVNAITNDPNFTTALAAAISSIIGGSYQENGSSINADSNGNGNNKINSSSNFPVN; translated from the exons ATGGCCAAAGGAAGTGGACTCTCCTTTGATCCAGATCACAATTCATTGTATCCCTTTCTTCAACCCAACAAAACCCATCACCATTTCTTGCAACTTCATCTTCACGCTGAGACACGCTCTTTTTCTTCATCATCATTCATGGAGCAGGACCAGTCATCGTCTTCACCGCCTCCCACTACTATTCAGTTCCCTGTAAATCTTAACTGCACCACAATCGCTGCTGATCATCACGATAGTCGGGAAGGGAAGAGGAAGATCGTTGATGAGATGGATTTCTTTTCCGACAAGAAAGGCTGCGCTGCCGCCGCCGATGATCGTCGCGTTCAAGAGGAGAACACTAGAGTCTTGGATTTCAACGTAAAC ACTGGTTTGCACCTTCTTACTGCTGGGAATACTGGTAGTGATGAGTCTATCGTGGACGATGGTATATCTTCCACCTCGGAGGACAAGAAAGCTAAAACTAGTGAG CAACAGCTGACAGTTCTACAAGCCGAGCTAGAAAGAATGAATTCTGAGAATCGCCGTTTGAAGGACATGTTAAATCAAGTAACAAACAATTACAATGGCCTTCAGATGCACATGATTACACTTATGCAGCAAAAGCCAATTGATCACAACGGAGGTTCTGCAGCGGAACACAAAAATGAGAACGGGAATGGACTCATGGTCCCTAGACAGTTCATGGATCTTGGGCTGGCGGTTTCGAACGACACATATGAGGCATCCTTGTCATCATCCGAGGGGCGGATTGGCCGTGATCCGCCAACGGATAGTGATAAGGAAATGACCGGAGGAGAGGATCAAAACCTTGAGAACAAGGTTCCTAGGCTAACCCCCTCCCCTAAAAGCGTTGATCAAGCTACCGAGGCCACTATGAGGAAGGCTCGTGTTTCAGTCCGGGCTCGGTCTGAGGCTCCTATG ATCACTGATGGATGTCAATGGCGAAAATACGGGCAGAAAATGGCCAAGGGAAACCCATGCCCTCGAGCATATTATCGTTGCACCATGGCCGCTGGTTGCGCTGTACGAAAACAA GTTCAAAGATGCGCCGAAGATAGAAGTATCCTCATAACAACATACGAAGGCAACCACAACCACCCATTGCCACCAGCCGCGATGGCTATGGTCTCAACAACGGCCTCAGCAGCAAGAATGCTACTCTCAGGTTCAATGCCTAGTGCCGATGGCTTAATAAACCCGAATTTTTTGGCCAGAACGCTCCTCCCTTGTTCCTCGAACATGGCGACTATATCTGCATCCGCGCCCTTTCCAACCGTTACATTAGACCTCACACAATCCCCTAATCCATTTCCAAGAACACCTTCGAACCAATTCTCGATCCCATTCCAAAATCCACCTCAAAACATGTCTGGAAACGGGAATCCGGCTGTTGCCCTTCTGCCACAAATCTTAGGCCAAGCATTATACAACCAGTCCAAGTTTGCGGGCCTACAAATATCGCAAGACCTTGAAGGGACTCATCAAATTTCTTCTTCGCTTCAAGTGATGCAGCATCAAGGGCAGCAAACTCAGTTGACAGAGAGCGTAAATGCCATCACAAATGATCCGAATTTCACTACTGCATTAGCTGCTGCCATTTCTTCGATCATCGGGGGCTCATATCAAGAAAATGGGAGTAGCATTAATGCCGATAGCAATGGCAATGGAAACAACAAAATCAACTCATCGAGTAATTTTCCAGTCAACTGA
- the LOC140836537 gene encoding WRKY transcription factor 6-like isoform X2: MAKGSGLSFDPDHNSLYPFLQPNKTHHHFLQLHLHAETRSFSSSSFMEQDQSSSSPPPTTIQFPVNLNCTTIAADHHDSREGKRKIVDEMDFFSDKKGCAAAADDRRVQEENTRVLDFNVNTGLHLLTAGNTGSDESIVDDGISSTSEDKKAKTSELTVLQAELERMNSENRRLKDMLNQVTNNYNGLQMHMITLMQQKPIDHNGGSAAEHKNENGNGLMVPRQFMDLGLAVSNDTYEASLSSSEGRIGRDPPTDSDKEMTGGEDQNLENKVPRLTPSPKSVDQATEATMRKARVSVRARSEAPMITDGCQWRKYGQKMAKGNPCPRAYYRCTMAAGCAVRKQVQRCAEDRSILITTYEGNHNHPLPPAAMAMVSTTASAARMLLSGSMPSADGLINPNFLARTLLPCSSNMATISASAPFPTVTLDLTQSPNPFPRTPSNQFSIPFQNPPQNMSGNGNPAVALLPQILGQALYNQSKFAGLQISQDLEGTHQISSSLQVMQHQGQQTQLTESVNAITNDPNFTTALAAAISSIIGGSYQENGSSINADSNGNGNNKINSSSNFPVN, from the exons ATGGCCAAAGGAAGTGGACTCTCCTTTGATCCAGATCACAATTCATTGTATCCCTTTCTTCAACCCAACAAAACCCATCACCATTTCTTGCAACTTCATCTTCACGCTGAGACACGCTCTTTTTCTTCATCATCATTCATGGAGCAGGACCAGTCATCGTCTTCACCGCCTCCCACTACTATTCAGTTCCCTGTAAATCTTAACTGCACCACAATCGCTGCTGATCATCACGATAGTCGGGAAGGGAAGAGGAAGATCGTTGATGAGATGGATTTCTTTTCCGACAAGAAAGGCTGCGCTGCCGCCGCCGATGATCGTCGCGTTCAAGAGGAGAACACTAGAGTCTTGGATTTCAACGTAAAC ACTGGTTTGCACCTTCTTACTGCTGGGAATACTGGTAGTGATGAGTCTATCGTGGACGATGGTATATCTTCCACCTCGGAGGACAAGAAAGCTAAAACTAGTGAG CTGACAGTTCTACAAGCCGAGCTAGAAAGAATGAATTCTGAGAATCGCCGTTTGAAGGACATGTTAAATCAAGTAACAAACAATTACAATGGCCTTCAGATGCACATGATTACACTTATGCAGCAAAAGCCAATTGATCACAACGGAGGTTCTGCAGCGGAACACAAAAATGAGAACGGGAATGGACTCATGGTCCCTAGACAGTTCATGGATCTTGGGCTGGCGGTTTCGAACGACACATATGAGGCATCCTTGTCATCATCCGAGGGGCGGATTGGCCGTGATCCGCCAACGGATAGTGATAAGGAAATGACCGGAGGAGAGGATCAAAACCTTGAGAACAAGGTTCCTAGGCTAACCCCCTCCCCTAAAAGCGTTGATCAAGCTACCGAGGCCACTATGAGGAAGGCTCGTGTTTCAGTCCGGGCTCGGTCTGAGGCTCCTATG ATCACTGATGGATGTCAATGGCGAAAATACGGGCAGAAAATGGCCAAGGGAAACCCATGCCCTCGAGCATATTATCGTTGCACCATGGCCGCTGGTTGCGCTGTACGAAAACAA GTTCAAAGATGCGCCGAAGATAGAAGTATCCTCATAACAACATACGAAGGCAACCACAACCACCCATTGCCACCAGCCGCGATGGCTATGGTCTCAACAACGGCCTCAGCAGCAAGAATGCTACTCTCAGGTTCAATGCCTAGTGCCGATGGCTTAATAAACCCGAATTTTTTGGCCAGAACGCTCCTCCCTTGTTCCTCGAACATGGCGACTATATCTGCATCCGCGCCCTTTCCAACCGTTACATTAGACCTCACACAATCCCCTAATCCATTTCCAAGAACACCTTCGAACCAATTCTCGATCCCATTCCAAAATCCACCTCAAAACATGTCTGGAAACGGGAATCCGGCTGTTGCCCTTCTGCCACAAATCTTAGGCCAAGCATTATACAACCAGTCCAAGTTTGCGGGCCTACAAATATCGCAAGACCTTGAAGGGACTCATCAAATTTCTTCTTCGCTTCAAGTGATGCAGCATCAAGGGCAGCAAACTCAGTTGACAGAGAGCGTAAATGCCATCACAAATGATCCGAATTTCACTACTGCATTAGCTGCTGCCATTTCTTCGATCATCGGGGGCTCATATCAAGAAAATGGGAGTAGCATTAATGCCGATAGCAATGGCAATGGAAACAACAAAATCAACTCATCGAGTAATTTTCCAGTCAACTGA